The following coding sequences lie in one Coregonus clupeaformis isolate EN_2021a unplaced genomic scaffold, ASM2061545v1 scaf0034, whole genome shotgun sequence genomic window:
- the LOC121557062 gene encoding LOW QUALITY PROTEIN: CXXC-type zinc finger protein 4 (The sequence of the model RefSeq protein was modified relative to this genomic sequence to represent the inferred CDS: deleted 1 base in 1 codon): MSNINNALCIENGQNADLSLLQKDNLQNLQNLQNLQNLQDGGLSQLLDYNAEMERYRSFANFYKTNGAFGQTAKIARITTPIFPSARIGMSPWNCDNAMLWGRKSATINPNRTSMHRNDSQRPGKHGAPPETLQQMANNNFLSSLSPEHCRPLAGECMNKLNAAPAKAEIMNLQERVGTFSAIPALGGISLPPGVIVMTALHSPAASAAVTDSAFQIANLADCPQNNSSASGGNPAKKKRKRCGVCAPCRRLINCGVCSSCRNRKTGHQICKFRKCEELKKKPGSSLEVGPCFPRLVPDLLTKTLGVGYTAWDQRTPVNNGEAFRWFF; encoded by the exons ATGTCTAATATAAACAATGCTCTCTGCATTGAGAACGGACAGAACGCAGACTTGTCCCTCTTACAAAAGGATAACCTTCAGAACCTTCAGAACCTGCAGAACTTGCAGAACCTCCAGGATGGTGGATTAAGCCAGCTTTTGGATTATAACGCCGAGATGGAACGGTACCGCTCTTTTGCAAACTTTTACAAAACCAACGGCGCGTTCGGCCAGACGGCCAAGATCGCCCGCATCACGACGCCCATTTTCCCCAGCGCCCGGATCGGCATGTCCCCGTGGAACTGCGATAACGCCATGCTCTGGGGGAGGAAATCGGCGACAATAAACCCTAATAGGACCAGCATGCACAGGAATGACTCCCAGAGGCCGGGGAAGCATGGCGCGCCGCCAGAAACGCTACAGCAAATGGCAAATAATAATTTCCTCTCTAGCTTATCCCCCGAACACTGCAGACCT TTAGCAGGAGAATGCATGAACAAGCTAAATGCGGCGCCGGCAAAAGCAGAGATAATGAATCTCCAGGAACGTGTCGGAACTTTTTCCGCCATTCCAGCTTTAGGGGGCATCTCATTACCTCCCGGGGTCATCGTCATGACAGCCCTTCACTCCCCCGCAGCCTCGGCAGCCGTTACAGACAGTGCGTTTCAAATTGCCAATCTGGCAGACTGCCCACAGAATAATTCCTCGGCATCCGGCGGGAACCCTGCGAAGAAGAAAAGGAAACGGTGTGGGGTGTGCGCGCCCTGCAGGCGGCTAATCAACTGCGGCGTGTGCAGCAGTTGTCGGAACCGTAAGACGGGCCACCAGATCTGCAAGTTCAGGAAATGTGAGGAGCTGAAAAAGAAACCCGGCTCGTCGCTGGAG GTAGGTCCGTGTTTTCCTAGACTGGTCCCTGATCTGTTGACAAAGACCTTAGGCGTTGGCTATACAGCCTGGGACCAG